The sequence below is a genomic window from Lolium perenne isolate Kyuss_39 chromosome 4, Kyuss_2.0, whole genome shotgun sequence.
ATTTTTGGCTCCAAAGAGCATTAGCATCGGACCGGCTACGAACGGTTTGTaacaaagaaaatgatagaaaattcaaaaaataaaatcttttgagattcacgcaacctactattagggaaaatttaaaaatttgaatttcgatttttttttgcataaaaagtttagaaaaaggtgaaatggcatttaCTTTTGCATACAACGTCGGAAaaagcgtataatatatcaaaatgatcgtgggaaaagTTACATCTGAATTCACCTagatttacccggttagccaattttagattctaaaaattccaaattaaaatatgaaagcagggagattttagttttttgctagaaatttaggattttatatatttttatttttttaaaactaaaattaataattgcatcctgcataaagattactattacttttagcaaattataagattttcaaatttttagtctTTAGGTTTGgtaaaaaaatatttaaaaaattataaaattaaaaataatacaaattatagttaatgtttatttatttattcaatattattattacatcattacttttatttattaaaataattatttgaaattcaaacaataaaagaatatgacatcgaccaacatgttaataggattgatatgatactagtatcacatccatgcgcgcgaagcacttggatgcgggacgggaagaaacttggaagttaagcgtgctagtgctataGTAGTGGGAGGataggtgaccgagcgggaaatttgaccacgggtaagtaatttgactagagataagtgtagttagagactaaacttgtggaataactaaaatattagaagTTCTGAAAAAAAGAGGGAGTGGAAAATAATTCGAAAAAATATTACGGTAGCGGGGTTCTACCGCAGCAGCGTTTTGGGGCGTTTTCCTGCCGTGGCagtccctttagcaccggttcgtattccTCTCGCTTGGGCGCTCGGAAGCCGCCACGTGgtgcccctttagcaccggttcgcaactaaaccggtgctaaaggtggggggggggggggggaggggactTTAGCACCGGATGCAttgcaccggttggccatccggtgtaTATGTCAttttgaaccggtgctaaagccccGACTTCTACTAGTGGATTAGGTTCCAGTCCAGCCTGGGTTTTTTTTCTTTTGCGCCATGATTTTCCTTGTATGCTAATAAAATCAACCGATTGTTTGAACTACTCTCCCATTGGTTAAATATAAATTTCTTAAAATTGAACCAACTATATAAAAAAAGATGTTAATATTTATAAACTCAAATCAATACTGTTACAACGGTCTTGAAATATACTTTCATATTATGTGTATTTGATATCATAGATGTTTATATAGTTTTATATAGTTAGTTAAACTTTAAATAGTTTAAAAGGGGTAATCATATGCAGACTCAACTCATTAACCAAAACTCCATGCATTTGCATCACCTGCTCACGAAACCAAATTTCTCAACTCCCTTGTAGGGGAGCCAAATGAAATCTACAATGTGGCTTTTGGGCCGCTTCGCCCAGGGACATGTGCCAGGGATCCCAAAACTGGCCTGGGTAACCAATTATATcctagtaagagcatctccaacagtcaCGTTAAATTTTAGCGCTGTAAAAATATTTAACAGCGCGTTTCATCCATGTTTCTCGCGTGAGAATATACTTTTCTCCGATAGAAGCTCTAGATTTTGGAGATGTAAAATTAAGCAGTTGTTTCTGGGTGCGATTTGTACCGTGCGCTCTTTCCGGCGCGGTAGATATAGTACACGAGATAGCGTTTTTGAGCGCGTTCCACTTTACAACATCGGTTGCAGCATCTGTTGGAGCATCAATTTACGCCTCTCGCGCGCTAAACTAGTCGCTTTTTTGGATATAGCGCTGAATAcaacgcctgttggagatgctctaaaatcAACCGATTGTTTGAACTACTCCCTCTTCCTAAAATAGTAGTATGAATATAGTTTTTAGTCAaagtatttttttaaaaaaaattggccGACTATATGGAAAAGGTGTCTCTATTTATAATCTCAAAACCAATATTGTTACAACGATCGTGAAATACACTTTCATATTTGTCTATTTTATATTGTAGATGTTTTTTTGTATATAAATAATTTGATTTTGACCATAAGCTATATGCATCATATTTTGAGCGGAAAATGCTGGTTTCTGGGACTGGTAGTGAGTATACCTGGTCGCCTGGACCGTTCCTGGCTGCTACGGAGCCAGAGTTGTGTTCAGGAGCcgctgtgtaaaaaagagaagacgTACGTAAATAGTGTCACgtactatttacacatcatttgttctttttgtgtaggccacattttgacatatttttggatgaaatttcacagatgcacaagatacaatagaatgtatgtctagaattttagtttgcattttttggaAGCTTGGAAATGTCAGAACAAAAatggggtgcgggcgcaactagttgcggaatatCCCCTCTCTGTTTTGTTGAGCTTCCTATCCGAACGGAGCGAAAATATCCGCGCCACCCCATGAAAGCCCCACCGTCCAAGTGACACTGCCTTGGCTTTGGCTCTTCCACCTCCAATCCCCCATCTCCACCAGTCACCATGGGGATGGCCATGACCTCCTCCCCGCAACCACCacctccgccgcgccgccgccgcagccgcttgCAGTCCGCAACCACCATCTCCGCCCCCAATGCCAACCCCAACCCCAACCCCAACCCCAAGGCCAAGGTCATCCCCATCCTCTCCGACGTCGGCCGCTTCCAGTCCACCCCCGCCGCCCCCAACGGCCGCCCTAACTCCACCCACAAGGGGGGCAAGGCCCTCCCGCTGCTCCTCGACGTCGGCAGCAACCCCTCCGCCATCGACTACTACTCCCGCGTCGCCTCCAACCTCGCCGGCGCCGGCCGCCTCGGCGACTTCCTCATCGCCGCCGAgggcctccgcgccgccgccggggactccggcttcGCCGCCCGCATCAACTGGCGCCTCCTCTCGCGCGGCGTCGACGCCGCGCTCCGCGACCACGGCCTCCCCCACGTGCTCGAGTTCCTCCGCGACGCCGACCGCATCGGCGTCCAGGCCGCCGTGATGCTCGACCCTGATGCGTCCGACGCCGTCGCGGCCGCATGCCGGCAGCTGCTGGACGAGCGCATCATGGTGGAGTTCGTGGAGGCCATCGAGGCGCTAGCTAGTAATGTCACCTCAAACTTCCTTATGTTTTCTGTGTCATTCAGTTGTAGCGTCTACCTTGGTGGCGCACCAGCAATCGCCAGCGCTCACCAATCATCAGCATTACTGTTAGGTCTCGCTCGAGACACAATCCATCTAGTTAATTGCTAATATGTTATCCATTTGCTACCTGGTTTTGTTAATTTACTGTAGTAGGTAATATGCGCGCACGACTGTATGCAATAGAGTTTCTAGACTGCTTCAGATTTAACGTCGGCACTTTGCACTGATCTGTCTGATATGATTAGTCAGTAGTCAAGGCACAGCTGATGGAACATTAAATTCCGCCATTAGAATGCGCTCACGCCTCTCATGTTCGGTGTGTACGAAGATATATTTATGTGTATATGTTTGAGACATCTTTCTACTTCACTTAGCTCTATGTTCGTTGTTTCCTGGACTTCTAATCAACTTGGTAGCAAAATGAATTCCCTGTCATGCTCACTATTGACATACTTTGGCTCTTAATGTCTGTTGATTCTGTGTTTTATAGTCATATGTTACATGTAATTACAAGTTAGATACGAACTACGGATAGAGTGGCACTCACTGTTCTGCTGATTACCTATTTCTAGTGCTTACCACTATTCACTGCAATTTTCTTGTTTATGTTTTCCTGCGATCCAGACTCTGAAGTTATCGCTATTAAGACTTTTCTTTGTTTTATTTTTAGGCTGTGGATTTTTTGTTAAAAACATTGTGGATCCAATGGATGTACTGAAAATATTTGTCAGGAAGCGGGATCCAGATATGGCGATAAGGTGATCATACTTACTGTATTTCTCTTCATTCTTGTCTTAACTTTTGCCAACCGCACTTTCTTTTTATATGTTAATACTAAAATGTAAAAAACATTAATCAATTTGGAAAATACGCCGTGCAATAATCTGAAGCTTTCTTTTGGGATACATTAGATTTTTAGTCTTTTCACTCTTTTGGCTATCTTCATACCTGCTCATCCATTGTCTTTTGACATGTAGGTATGCACGTATCTTTCCACACTCCCAGCTTCTACTCTGCAATactatggaagcttttgggaaaaGAAAGGAATTGAAACATGCCCTGAAGGTCTTTAGAGCACTCAAGGACCAGTTGGGAGGTATCAATATGTTTGCATGCCGAAGTATCATCGATATATGCAGTCATTGTGGTTCTTCTGTGCAGGCTCGGATTATATTTGAGGTATGGGACTAGTGATCGCTGTTGAAATTTATACTTGCATAAGTAACAGCTGAAAAATTACAAGATCTAGGTGAACACATTCTAAAGTACCACAAACCCCAGGTGCTGTTAGTTTCATAGAGATTCATCAATTTAGAAATTCCTAAGCATGATTCAATAGCACACTCTCTTTAGAACTGTACTACTTAACTTAGGATGGTAATCAGAAAATTGTGTTGCACCTGTAAATTCTGAGCAAATCGCTCTCCCTTTATCTTTTCCGTGTGTGCACAAACATTAGATGTTCTTCAGAAGAATACCTTGAGTTGTGCCATAAAAATCACATGATACATAACGCTTGCTGGTGTTCCTTTGTCCCATTTCATGattgagtttttctctctctatttgtcggTACCAAAAAAAAAGTGGAAATTATTTGAaggaaaaaaatctgcaaattaacAGTATGCATCCAATAAAATACTGTGTTGTGCTCGCCTTTTGTAAACATATGCTATACTTTAGATAATCAAACTGAGCCTTCACTGGTATTTGTGACTCTTATGCAGGGGCTGCTTGCTGAGAAGATTACTCCAAATACCCATGTCTTTAACAGCCTTATGAATGCGAATGCCCACAGTTTGAGCTACAATTTTTCGGTCTACAAGCatatgcaagtaatgcatcttctACCCTATTGTTGCTGTTCATAGGTAGGCTATTTAGCTTCAAGCGGTTGATTCCACATGATGTTAAATTTTCTGTCCATTCTCCTGCACATCCACGTTTCTGGTGAAACTTCTCAGATGCTATTATATGCCCATTTTTTGGCTAGCATTTTTATTCCATGCCTGCTAGGTCCTTCTGCATTATGCTCACTACAATGAGTGTGTATATTGTGCATTTGGCTGCACCTTTCATGTTTGCAACAATTGTACGCTTGCCACTACAAAGGTGTGAATTGACGATTTTCCATAGAAATCTAGATAATTGCCATCATGGTCATGCCACTGAAAAGAAGTGAAATGAGTTTTTTACACCCACTATTGGCTCCAATTTCCAGTAGTCCACGTTATATTCCTTTTTTCTCTCTCTTCAAAATTGAAATGGATGAGCTGTTTGCTTTCATCTGTGTCACTGTCTGCGTGTTCACCTGTGAGATTGCTGCAGTCCACCTCTTGCTCAGCTGTGCGGCCCGTGGTACCATGGATGGCCTGATCCTGTGTTTGCAGGGAGGGCTGGTGACGTCATGACTAATGTGGAGTGTGCCACATGAGTACATTTGTCTGTACTGAACTTGCGCTAGAGTTCGAGCCACAGTATCTCTGAGCAGAGGCTCATATGGAGCTGAGGTGGAAGGCAGTGGAAAGAGTAGGTGTGATGGAACTGAGCTCAGCGTAATTTGCCTCAAGCCATCATGGCATGGAAATTTCTTGGGCTCGCGTTGTCAATGCCGCTTTGTGGTCTGTGTCTCCAcactcattaaagctagggactCGCAGTCGCAGGTACCTCCAAGACCATACCACCCGAGGTCATCCAAGATACGGCGCACACCCCATCCTAACCCGGTTGCACCACTTGCTTGATAAATACCGAATCCTACAGATTTCCTTCTTTTGAATTTTCTTTGAAAGGGATAAATCATCATTTGTACTGGTCAACTCCGTTGTCTCTTGTTGGAGTAGCAACTGGCAAATAAACCCGATTTTCCACCTTTGCAGTGGCAAGTATACAGTCAGCTTGAATCAAGTGTTAAACATGCAAAATCAGAAACCCTAGTGAAAAGTGTGTATTTATGATGGATTAAAACTAATGCAGGTTCATGTGCAGTAACCTTATGCTCTACATTATTTCACCTTTGCAGAAACTTGGTGTCCCTCCTGATTTGGCGTCATATAACATACTTCTGAAGACATGTTGCAATGCTAGAGAGTTCAACTTAGCACAAGAAATTTATGAGGAAATTAAGAAAAAGGAACATGGCGGGGCTTTGAAGTTAGATGTTTTTACATATAGTACAATGATAAAGGTACGAGGCGCCTGCTGTTATTGTTGCGATTGTTGTTTTTGTTGTTATCCTGTTCATGTGTCATGCCTTTTAATGCCTCCATAATTCTTTTTTCTCTTTAACTTTAGGTGTTTGCGGAGGCAAAGATGTGGAAGAAGGCTTCCAACATCAAAGATGATATGCGAGCAGTTGGTGTTCGTCTTAACCTAGTCACGTGGTCATCATTAATCAATGCTTATGCAAATTCTGGTTTAGTTGATGGCGCCATAGAGATCCTTGAAGAAATGATAAGGGATGGCTGTCAACCTACTGCCCCATGCTTCAATATTATCCTTACTTCTTTGGTCAAGTCATGCCAATATGATAGAGCTTTCCGCTTGTTCAATAGCTGGAGGGAATCTGGAATCAAAGTATCTCTATCTGTTGAGCAGAAAAAATGTCTTCCGGACAACTTCACATTCTGTGAAGAGCATCTGAGTAAAAATGGTGGTACTATCTTGGTTGTTCCATTTAGGCCAACAGTTACAACATATAACATTTTGATGATGGCATGTGGAACTAATGATGAACGTGCAAAATCCGTAATGAATGAGATGAGACGAAGCGGCCTTTGCCCCGACCGTATTAGCTGGTCCATTCTCATTGATATTTATGGGACGTCACAAAATAGGAATGGAGCTATCCAGGTTAGTACCAAAGCTTTAAGTTCATATTTTCAGTGCACACTGCATGCTAGCCCTGATGTCTTGTTGTAGCAATAATGAACTAGATATTGATCTCTGCACACTAAATGCTGTTATATTGTTTGCTCTGTTGTGTCCTCTTGTAGACTCGTTAACTAATGAATTTAATGTACCATCTGCAAGGTCTTGATCTATCTATCGTATTATTAAAGCAATAGAAAAGGAATGGCAGAGATTACTTGCCTACAAGAAACGACCAAGATTGATTACTCGTATTTAGTTGCTTTTCCTGTCTTATGAATTATGATGGGTATATGCTGTTTAAAGTCCTTCACCGGAAACAGTCTGATTTAACTTCCAACCAAAATCCTTCACCGGAAACAGCTGATACCATGGTAGAGAACAATCAATACTCATGTTTTCGAAAAACAAACTAAGTAAGAAAGAAGTTCCTACAATGGTAAAAATCGTATCACAGTCATATAGAGGGGACCTACGCACCAAATGCAATAAAGCTGCCTCTCCAAAGAAGTATTGCATGTTTGTGGCTTTGCTGTCACAGAATGTTAGGGTCTGATATATTTAGTCAAGGGTCTTCTTAAGAATGATGGGGATGTCTGCTTCGCCGTTCCCAGTGACAAGATGGTCAGGTAACAGGGGAGCAAAGTACATGAAGAGAAATATGTGTAGAAAGGCATGTACATTTTTTTCAACACAAGTATCAATGAAATAAATAGACATAGATGGATGAGGAGTGGAAGATGGAATGTGGAGATTAGCAAGTGTCTATTGGTTTGCATGGCACCACAAAGACATAAATAACAATGCTACAAATAAACAAATGAGCCATTACAATAAGAGGGTCAGCATCTTTTACGAAAGGATGGAAAAAATTCTATCAAACTACAACGTTTCATCGAGAAATAAATTTTGCTACAACGGTATCATATTGTGGTTGGCATACCGAACTGGAGGCTAATATAACCGTATAACAGTTGATGCAAGGGAACCAATGACCGGCAGAGAAAGTGGGAAACCAAATATGACAACATCTAATAAATCCAGTTGTGCAGATGCGTGGGTCACCCAGCTAGTTAATTAGCCAATCCCAGTGTTTAGGTTTTTTGCAGTTCAGACAGCAAATAGTCCCTCCTTTATCTACAATCACAGTGCATATTATTTCACTTTGCAGTTatataatactccctctgttccaaaaAAAAAGCTTCCCAACTTTGTCCAAATACGGAGGTATATAGACATGTTTTAGCTATAGATATATctgtatctagaaaaagttgagaagttttttttggaacggagggagtaccacaTATCCCCCTTCACTGTTGCAGAAGATTCTTTTTGTCATTGTATTTATGATTGCTTACAGTATTACATTTGAATGCTTTCTAATGCACAATTTAGGCATACCTTGGAAAAGTCCCTTTGCAATAATATATGACAATTTACAAGTGTTATGCGGAGTACCATTTTTTTGTCTGGACAAATAGAATTTGTTGCTTACTTTGACACTTTGTTACTTGCTAAATGTGGACCAATGTTATTTACTTTTTGGATACAGGCACTCAGAAGAATGCAGCGTGTTGGAATAAAACTTAATGTCTCTGCATATACTGTAGCTATTAAGGTTGGCCATTAGAACTCATATTTCAATTGGTTAAGATAAGAGACATCGCATCATGTTTGTTATAAGTTTATAATTGAAGTAAGCTTATGCCGCAATTTCCTCCAGGCATGTGTAGAAAGTAAGGACATGAAGATGGCGTTCCACTTGTTTGAAGAAATGAAAGCACAACAACTGAAGCCGAATATGGTGAGTCTCTCTTATGTATGGTACAAAGGCTTGGTGCTCTTTTTTTTGAGAGAACTTCGATGCTCTTTATTATTGAATTTACTGTTTTCAACCATAGCTTGGCAGCGTCTATGGACAAAGGTTCGCACACATACTTTCTGTTTTTTGAACTGGAAACTGTAGGGGAGGCCCCAACAATAAGTTTTTATACAAACACAGGATGTGTATGTACAGGGCATCCCGAGAACAAATTGTTAGTTCTTATCCAGAATAATCGGTGCTATTGTCGAGTCACTGAACTCTGCTGATGCATGTGTGATTTCCTTGCAtttaactactccctccgatccaaaataAGTGTCGGTGACTTAGTACAAATTTTATACTAGATTAGTACAAAATTTCCGACAGTTattgtggatcggagggagtagtatttcTTAAATTCTTGGTAGTATATTTTTCCTCAAACATTCGGGTATAATTGTTTGAGCTTATTTCCTAATATCAATTTTCTGTTGATGTTAGATAGTATCATCTGGCACATGGTTTATTTACTCTTTAATGAGTGTCCATTTTATTATTAGGTGTAAGGGGTGTATGTACAGGGGTGGAGGGAGAATAATAAATTGTTAGTTCTTATCGAGAATAATAAGTGCCCTAGTTGAACCGTACTGAATTCTGCTGGTGCACGCATGATTTCCTTCCGTTTAACTAGTTCATAAATTCTGAGTGATATTTTTTCATGAACATCCAGGTTATAATTTTTTGGGGTTATTTCTTGAGGtcttttttgttgttgttaatGTTAGATAGTATCATATAGCTCATGGTTTGTCTACTCTTTGATGGAAGTCCATTTTATTATTAAAGGATATCAAGATTTGATCTGTATGGGCAACTATCTAGGactaggattgcattgatttgcaAGGTTGCATGAGTTACTGAGCTACAAGTTCATTTTCAGGTGACATACAGAACTCTCCTGACAGCACGTTGCAAATACGGATCATTACAAGAAATTCAGCAATGCTTGGCGATCTATCAGGAAATGAGAAGAGCAGGGTACGTGAC
It includes:
- the LOC127295876 gene encoding pentatricopeptide repeat-containing protein At5g02830, chloroplastic — protein: MGMAMTSSPQPPPPPRRRRSRLQSATTISAPNANPNPNPNPKAKVIPILSDVGRFQSTPAAPNGRPNSTHKGGKALPLLLDVGSNPSAIDYYSRVASNLAGAGRLGDFLIAAEGLRAAAGDSGFAARINWRLLSRGVDAALRDHGLPHVLEFLRDADRIGVQAAVMLDPDASDAVAAACRQLLDERIMVEFVEAIEALASCGFFVKNIVDPMDVLKIFVRKRDPDMAIRYARIFPHSQLLLCNTMEAFGKRKELKHALKVFRALKDQLGGINMFACRSIIDICSHCGSSVQARIIFEGLLAEKITPNTHVFNSLMNANAHSLSYNFSVYKHMQKLGVPPDLASYNILLKTCCNAREFNLAQEIYEEIKKKEHGGALKLDVFTYSTMIKVFAEAKMWKKASNIKDDMRAVGVRLNLVTWSSLINAYANSGLVDGAIEILEEMIRDGCQPTAPCFNIILTSLVKSCQYDRAFRLFNSWRESGIKVSLSVEQKKCLPDNFTFCEEHLSKNGGTILVVPFRPTVTTYNILMMACGTNDERAKSVMNEMRRSGLCPDRISWSILIDIYGTSQNRNGAIQALRRMQRVGIKLNVSAYTVAIKACVESKDMKMAFHLFEEMKAQQLKPNMVTYRTLLTARCKYGSLQEIQQCLAIYQEMRRAGYQAYDYYLKELIVEWSEGVLSSGSGKRDFYHLDLKDERNKSFNIFLEKVARFLQKDVDQNQTVDVRGLSKVEARIVVLSTLRKIKEKYLLGTAVQDDLVIITGHEKTSYTDIEATAIDVEHAITSVLTDELGLEVFIGPQSHPPLSSKVRAPQRPRRPQGMIKITVNSLNHWLKRKAVRDV